Genomic segment of Tamandua tetradactyla isolate mTamTet1 chromosome 1, mTamTet1.pri, whole genome shotgun sequence:
TTTTTGGTATTGTTATTATAGTCAGTTATATTTTAGATTTACCCATGTGTTTACGAATTAATTTTCATACCTCTTCTTCTTGCTTTCCTGCTGAGTTCAAGTTCCTTCTTTCCAAAATTTACCCCTTAATGTTTCATTGAAAGCCTGTGAGCAGTATTTAATTCattgaaaatgtctttgttttgcgttttctaattaaaatttagattagaataaaattcaaggctgaaaattatttttcctcattgatCTGTGTAGGTATTGCTCTATTGCCCTCTCTCCTCTGTTGTTGCTGTATTGCAAATCTGCTTcctgtttttgtccttttaaaggtaatataaaatatttttgttttcagtgttCTGCCGTTTCTCTCTTGGTCCTggtttgaatatttttctatgtTCTGGGTATGTATCATGGTTTttaatagggtttttttttaatcagttctgGGAAATTCTCAGATAGTATCCATGTCCTTTTTATCCTTGCCTTCCAGAACTCCTGGCAGATATATGTTGAAACTTCTTATTCTGTCCTCCACATTTCTTAATCTTCTTTTcgtattttcttcctttctttgctaCAACTGAGTAATTTCTTCAGATCCGTGTTTCCTTTTGTTATTTAATGCAGACACTGAGTTTAAATATCAATGCATGtatatgtttttcatttaaataacttctctatattttttccaattctctTTGTTAATAATACCCTCTTACTTTTTAaggatttaaatgtttttttaaatatctagaacaaatattatttcatgaTATCTTTTagattggttttatttatttgtttgtttatttatttattttgcatgagcaggcaccgggagttgaacccgggtctccggcatagcaggtgagaactgcctgctgagccaccgtggcccaccctggtttTATTTTTGAAGTCTCTGCTTCTGTAATTTCTATCAACTTGGTCTTCTGATCTTCATTTGAAgtggatttttttattgtttgatttGTTTATTATGATGTCATCTTTATTGGcacttgctttgtttttcttcttttgggaatTTCAAGGCCCTCTTTCTCAAGAAACATTTAGCATTTATTTCCAGCAGATGCCTCAGAGGTTTCATTAGTTTGGAACAGTTATGTTGTCTTAACTGCTTTAGCGGCCCTCAGACTGCTGTTATTACGGATTTGTACAAATGTAAGTAATGTATAGGCCTGGAATCTTCTCCAAGAGaagaatttttattgttatttccatGTTTGCATTTCATTATTGTATACCATAATGCTTTTTGTCTTGATAGATTATAAATTTTGTCTATGTGTACATTACTAAAAGGGCAGAAACAGTagatttgtggaatttttttggTCTCCTCACCCATGTTTGTGCAACACTGTAGAAATCTGGTATTACCCTCTGTGTTAACATCTAGCCTCCCCAAGCCTCTTGACAGCTTTTGTGGATGGATTTTTACAAAAGAAAGCAGGCATATGGCAAGTTCCAGCTTGGGAGGAAAGTATGTAAGATGAATACTACCTCTTGTTTGATTAAAACGGCAGAAGTTTTAATGCTTTATAAACATCTTGTTTTAAGAATTAAAGGCTGTGAGTGTTTAGATTGGAGAATaacaaactgaattttaaaactcaaaaacatTTGTGTTGTAGATAGggggttttcttcttttaatattttactcctttaaaaaatatctagaatagtGTTGCATCTACAAGATACCTCTCATGGAGCTCACAAGAAAATCAAGATTGTCTCCCAGTGTTAAGAGAATCAAACAAGGAAGGGACAGTGAGCCCTCTAGCCACTACTGAGGAGTCCTTTCTTGCATTCCCAGAAAGGGGAGATTGAAGAAAAGGGTACAGGGCTTGTTCTAGAACTCCTCAGAGTACATTCTGTGACACTGGTAGGGTCTGAATCCGAAAGGCTCTGTGTTCTTCAGGGATACCCCAGCTCTGAATGAGACTGTTTAACTCTGGGCTGGTTGGCTGGGGGCCCTTGGGTGTCAGTCATGTAATCCAGCCTGCAGTGGTTCAGAATGCCTTGAGAAGTGCTGGCTTCCCTGGGATGGGGGGCTATACTTCTGATCCATGGAGGCCTTGGCCTTCATCCAGTTCTTAAGTCCGTTTGGTCTCTGATTggaattttcttctcatttattctAGTGTAATGATATTTGCATTTTGTCCTCTCAGTCTGTATATAGGCGAATAAATAGCTTTTAATTAGTCATCTCTTACAATAATGTAAGGTATTATCCCCTCAGGTGTCGTTTGAGtgcattttatgtaaatggagtAGGGTGTTAACTTGTGTACACATACAATACAGAACAAGGATCAGATATTCTCCAGCAAAAAACTGTTACTTTTCCcggaaattaaaaaaacagaaacacaaaaaaGCTAAAACTAAATTAGAtcagttttatttcattagtactttggaaaaatatatacagcaaAACTTCAAGTACCTAGTACCATGAATTCTAATGCTCTTAAGGGGCTCTAAAACCTTAGTGAACTTGGACAAAGTAAACAGAGTTATATCTGCagttgttaaaaaaacaaaacaacttgaTTAATGAGTCTTTAATAATCACCGCtaaaaagatgacaagatggcAGGTTTTTTATAAGAAGCTCAAATAAATCCCATAAAGGAGTTTATGAGAGGATGCTTTGACTACACTAAGAAGTGCATGGATTAGAATGCAGAGATTAAaggaattaaagcaaaaaatttactgaaatcaaggaaataatTTAGCAGATTTCTTGAggcttcaatattttattttgcagaaaGGCATAAAATGCTGTGCAGAGGGACTTGTAACTGCACATTATTCATATCAACCATAGAGTAAAGTGAATGAACCAATGTTATTTATAAAGCAAGTGCCAAAGGACATCCATGCATCAGTGTAGAGGCAGCCTGGTACTCCGTATCTTCTGATTCAGTGATACATTTCAAGGGTTATCCTTGATGATAACATTGGATCATCAAGAAAAGCAAAAGCATTTATgtatgcttattattatttttaaaacaaggaacCAGACAATAAATATTAGAATTTCCATTAGAAAGAGTTTGTATGACACAATCTTTTGAAACCCCAAATACCTCTTTTGCTTGTGGGGGTGCAAAGTGCTTGATTACTCTTGATAAACAGTTCCATCATTCCAGGTCATCTTTAAAAGAGAGTGACTGCTTTACAAATCAAAAGTTTGTTTATATTTCCTGTGAATGGTTTAAacattttctagtattttttccttatttgacaGTAAGTACTGAGCACTTTGAGTTCATGTCTCACTATTTAAaatgcttgcttgcttgctttagGTCAATTTTTTTCTGCTGAAGAAGTAATTGAATAGAGATCTCAGATTATTCTAGATTAGTGaccacatttttttgtttttttcatcattCAGAGTTCaatcaataaaatgttatttaattgtGTTGATAATTACCAACTTAGCAACCAATGGGAGATACTTCAGTGAtttagattttgaaaaatatgaagtaATTAAAGTAGAAACTTGGTTCCATTTTCATCAACCTTATCCATTGTAGGCAAGTCACGCAGCCATTATCTCTGCCTGTGGTAGCATCTGACTTGGGGTCATTTTATCATGGGTGCCCAGTAATTGCTTGTTAAATAAGCAAATTATAATGAATGACTACTTTTGAAACTCTGAGGTTCTTAAATAGATGATGTCTTAGTTGAATTAGTAAGTCCACACCTAAATGGGCTTTGACTTCAAACTAGCAGGTTCATAGATGTAATTTCTGCTTAGTTTAGAACATAAATTGTTTCTAAGATATATCTTGTCACACTTTTTTTAGTGTTTGTCATCAAATGGAGTCCTGAGGAACAGTAAGCATGAAGAGATATACAGTCTATTTTGAACTCTCATTTATCATAACAAATTAAAGGGGAAACGAGCTAATATTAATTCTGTCTAACAGTATGTATTATGTTTTATGGTAGCGTAGGAAATTTGTTAAGGGTGAATAAGGGTAGGATATAGCATGACtctaaccagaaaaaaaaagtatagagaaattttaaatgtttttaatgaatGCCCTCTAATGAGAGAGCATTGACGTGTATATAATTATTAGGAAAAGTgaccaaagaacaaaaaacatCATGGAAGAAAGGAGTAGGAAAAGAATTCTAATGGAGTTCTACCCAGATCATGAAGTCCTGGGAAATATAACTTTTGTTAAATATGACCTTGATTCTTAACCTCAGAGTCCCAGTACAATTTGAGTTGTTCTTTAGAAGTCTTTAGATGCACCAACCACTGCATGATCTTTGTGGGAGGTAATAATTAGAGTGGCAATTTGTAGACTTGAGGTatagcaagagaaagaaattcaaacatGTTTAGTTTTCATTatatgtgaataaaatattttatttttttcttctaattacaGCATCTTCACAACTATTTCACAGTGACCCTTGGGATTCCTGCTTGGTGTTCCTATGTCTTTTTCGTTGTAGCCACCTTGGTTTTTGGCCTTTTCATGGGTCTGGTGAGAGAGAATGTCAATCTTTTTTTCTATCTTAAAAGCAAAATGGATTTCATGCaaaactagtaaaaaaaaaaaaaaagacataaacatcATTTGGTATGTAATCTATGCAATTAATAACATCTGTCGGTTTGATGCTACTTTCAGTGGTAATTTGAGTTATATGGAGATTTGATTAAATTATGTCTTAGTCCTTTCCCTTACATATTCTGAAAGCATCTACTGTCTAGAATATGGGTAGTGatgaaaggaaagatagaggcCCCACTTGAATTTAGATGTGATCAGTTTCCAAGACTGGTCAGTTTCAAAGACAACTGAGTTAGCTGTGGTAGCAGATGTTGCTGCTTGATTAGCACAGTGTTGCTAAAAACCAAAGTTGTGAATTTGTCCCTTGGGTAGACAAggtgagttttctttttcctttcctccagtTGTAACTCTAGCCCTAACCAGCCGCTTCTGCATCTACCCTGGGTTTTCCAACGTggattatgtaaaaaaaaaaatgtgtccagAACCACCCATTCAGATGCAAAGCGTATTATCTATCTCCTTTGGGCATGAAAATCAGTATCCAGTAGATATCTGTGTATTTTCTCCTTAAGTATGTTTTAGGTGAGagtagaaataataaatttattactattattgtttatTACAAAACACAATTATAAGTATTTTGGCGCGTTTTACTATTTGATAGAGTGAAATAACTCTGTGTAGTTTCCTTTAACTACACTTCATCAATTTTACTGAGTTTTAAACTCTACTTAAGATAAGGAGAATTCTCAGAAGCCATTGTACTGCATCCTAATCAGACAGCTTCTACACACTGTAGTGGGAATAGCTAAAGATTactaaatattgaattaaaaaaaaaaaaaactctttggtAATGTTATCCAAAAATCTGTCCTTGCTTTTTGTAATGAATTTTGGATCTGTATCACGGTCTTATTAAGGGGAAGTTTAAATGCTAGCTGTTGCTTTTACAGAAGTCTTAACTTGGAATGACAGTGTCATAACTCTGGGGAGCCAAGGAGGCTTGGTTTTATTTTGCCACAGACATCCTTAACTCATGGCTTACCTTTGAGATTTGTTTGCTGCTGCAAGGGGCTGGTAATTGGACTTAGATGCCTATATATGTACCATTCATTAGGTCTTGGGTATGTTTCATTTTGTTGAATTGATTTTATTGCTAATTAACAGGTCTCCATTGCTCTGGGTGAAAAGGGATTTGACTTTGGATATGAAAGAAATGTGACAGTCTGTGCTTCTCCCATTTAATGTCAGTGCTAGATTTTTCTAGGAGTGTATTTTGGAGTCACATGGAGTATAAAGTTCTTGTAGAGAAAAACAATTAGAGGTCTTGGATGATGCAGAGAAAGAGTTATGGATAATGTAGGTAGTGTGTGAGCCTATTGGAATATTACTGAAAACTCTTCTCAGCATAGAGAGTTTTAGAATTTTAGCTTTGAAATTGGCTTTAAGTCTAAGACATTGAGTCAGGCCTGCCTAGGgcctaaatttatttggaaacttAGGTTCAGATAATCAGTGTAGGATGCCAGGAGGTTTGGCCTGAAGAAAGAAGAGTGCTGATTCTAGACTGTTCAAGTGATTAAGTAACAGAATATTGTTCCTTTATTAGAAGTTGGGAAGAGAACTTTATttagcaaaataataattttaaggtGTTAATAGGCTCATATATTTTCTAACATGGTTTTGAAAAATTGTAAGCAAATACTGCTGCACAAAGGCCTATTCTACGATTGTGATATGTGTTTAAAGAAGCACACAGTACCTGTAATTTTGCCTTCAGTATTCTTTGATCTCTTATGAGGGGATTTTGAGAATCTGGGCTCTAAACATTATTTACAGCTTCACCAACTGAGTCTAAATTAAATGAGCAGTTCACATGGAATGAATCTGAAATGAAATTGCTGAGAATGGAATATCCCATATGGAGTAATAAGAATTGCCTATTTTTCAAAGGAAAGTGCCTTTAGATGCTCCATTTGATGTCCTTATGCAAAATTTACAGCCCATGCAGGTTTTATGACTTTCTTGCATTTCTACCTTACAGTGATGGTTGAAATATTTtgctaaatattatttttcacatgtaAACAACGTACTCAGTTTtagatattaatatattttttgagtgTTAGGTGCATATCCTATATATCAAATCACTCTGGCAGTGACTTTGCTGTCAAGGTCAGAATAAAGCAAAGCTCTAGACAAGCAGAAGAGCAGTGGAGACTATGGGTAGCTATCCAGGTGACCTAGATGTAAAGGCTCTTCAGCTGTAATAGTttagtaacaaaaataaaaggccAGGGTTTCTTTTGCCTGTATTATCTGGTCTCCATTTTGGTTGGTATGTGTGTAGACACTGTGCAAATTTTCGTACTCTTTCTCGATGGTTCCGAGTGGTGCTTGGGCCAGAGGTCCTTGAGAGGAGGGGCTCTAGTGTTAGCAGCCATGAATGTCACCCTCTAAAATATAGTAAGGCCATCTGCCCTCCTCACAGGTGCATGGTTCTCTGGATAGATGCGGAAACCCGAATCTATAACCCTGAAAGAGTGATCATGGATGATGAAGAGGAAGGCACCATTCCCatataaattctgtttttcaatAGTACCATTCTTAGGGACTCAGGGAGGGAAGGGTTTTTTGGACCAGAAAATTGATCTTGAATTAAGAGAATCTAAGAGGGGGAGAGGGGTTTCCGGAAGAAGGACTCTATAATATAATTGTCTACTGTTAGAATTATAATGGACTTCAACATAGGCTAACCCAAACCCTTCTTTTAGAGAAAGAATGCAAATGAGAGAGCAGTCAAGTGACCTGTGCAGGGCCAAACAGCTAATGAGAGACAAAGTTGTGACTCCTATCTGGTCAGTCCTTTCTGGGAACCCTTTATGCAGCTAGCCCTCTGGGTGGCCCAGGCTTTGCTATAAATTTTGGTATTTCCTGTTACTGGAAggtgatttttctttcccttgtgATATAAGGACCAAAACTTTTCCCTTCTAATAAGaattaaggaaggaaaaagaaataaagaaaaaatgatatcCTAGCAGTCACTGATAAGCCAGGAGCAGGTAGACAGCTGGTGCTGCCCATCcccacctgcccctgcccagccctTCCTGCTGCTTCCTGTTCCTGGGACTTCCCGGCCCCTACCCTGTGATGGGCTGTCATCTCTTTATCCCTGAAGTCTCAAAGTTCATTTTCTTATGAGACTTATGTGCCATATTACCTTATTATTAAATTGCCTGAAGAGCCATGACTGTGATGTCTTCATTTTGAAGCTGCTCCTTTTAATGGGATGCTTTGAACCTAATGAATCAAATATTGAGTAAAGTAGTAAATTGACATATGGACAATAATAATTGTAAGCACAATGTAGAGTACTCATTTGATGTTTATAAGATTGAATCCAATCCAAAAAATTGGATTCTTTAACATTTTGTGGCACTTTTAAACCACTAATGTAGGAAGTGCTATTCCGCTTTTGAAGACTAGTCAATTGTTCAAAGTGAGGACATTGTCCAGGATTAACTAAGTACAAGAAGAAATGTATAGCCTTCCTGTAGGCAAATGGTTGTAACCCAGGCAGCTTCTTTCTTCTTGTGTTGAATCTCATTGGTTTTCTGGGATGCTGTAGAGAAGGGAAAAGTCACAGATGTAGAGAGTGGCTCCAGCTAACTCTCCCCCTTTGGAATTTCCCATCAGCTTCACCACCATGACCTATGCCCACTCCCAGGCATGGAACGTGGAATGGCGTGATCTTGCCCTTCGGGAGTTTGGAGTTTATTAGGGGAAAGCAGGCTGGTAATgcatgaaaaataaagcaaattaatCACTGTCTAAAATAGGGTTTAGTTCACATCATTGATGGGGTTTCTTATCATTTGTGGAAATTTCTCATAGTAATTGTGAGAATTCCAGGCCCTAAAATGTTCTTCCACTCACATGGGGATTACCCACTAGTGATGGGCCACCCATATGCAGATGAGGTTTGTTTGTCCAGAATAATGTTTTTAGAAAGACCGTTATAATGGCTGATAATGTCCCTTTTCTTTAATCTGCTTGATTCATCTATTTCTAGTGATTTTTCTATAGACATTTGACTTTGTGACCCCTGTTGTAAATTCATAGTATTTTTCTCCATTATGCCACATTTGAGAAATAGGAAATTCTAATTATTCCTTTGTCCTGTTTGAGGGCTTTTGACCAACTAATTATTTATCTAAGAATATCTGTTTATAGAAGTAAGGCCTAATTGTGAGCCCTTTGATAATAAATGTCCTAGCTACTAActgtaaaatcatttttttccccaggtcTTGGTGATAATATCAGAATGTTTCTATGTACCACTTCCAAGGCATTTATCTGAACATTCTGGTAAGCCTGATAAACTCAAAGAATAGAGTATCTTTTTAATTCCTtggttttccttccttttgttctcAGATGCATAGTGGACTTTACCCTTGATTTGCTGGATGACCAAACCATTACCACTACcaaattatctaaaatatattttctagctGTATTTGAACAAAAGCTCTTATGTTCATTCTCTAAGTTTCATTTTAGCAATTGTGTTTTCCCTTTAGATATGCCCTTCATTAATCAGTTGTTGCCTTTTCCTTCATTCCCACTGGATCCAGAAGGGAGGAGGGGATCTCACATTTTTTGATCCTCTACTGTGTAACTCTCTGCTAAAGCCTTTAAAAGCAGTCTCCTAACAGTTTTTACAGGCAAGAAAATAGAGGTTCTGAAAGGCTAAGTGAATTGTCCCAGGTCACAGAGACAGAACTTGGTTTGTGACAGTTTGTTCTGAGTCTCAAGTCCTTGACTGCTCCATGCTGTTTCTGGAGCCACATACTCTTGTGTCTTTGTTCCTGATTGTTTTTGAGAATTTGTATGGAGACTTTATAATTGCTAAATTTTATGTGGGAGATTAACTGAGTATGCATTTATGTTTCCTTTTGAAGTTTTTGAGGCTTTAAGCCTTCCACAAATTattaaaaactgataaaaatggCTCTCATTTTATTAGTTTAGCAGTCCCTGAAGAACGAGGGAAGGCTTTTCCTCCTGATTCTGGCCCCAGGTTCCTGGGGTGTACTCTGATTGACCCAGCTTCCATCATATTGCTGAGCCTTCTACAAGTACAGAATTCAGGGAGTGAAGAACCTTTGCTCTCTCTGTCCACGTGTCTGTCTGCCAAAGCCAACAGGGTTGGGGAATTCtctagagagagacagagaatccATCCCCGGAGAAGGACAGGGCTTGAACACCAAGTAGAGAATCTGTCCTGTGTGATAACATAGCTTCATGGTAGAAAAGATTGTCAAGTACCTCTTGCCTTCTGCCCTGTGCATTTCAAGCTAAACATACTCAAAATGATTGCCGAGTTATTACTGTTTATTCACAGgaagtttttgttctttctcttccctccacAGAGCAGAATCAGAGGTCACAGGAGGCTCACAGGGCCGAACAGTTGCAGGATGTGGAGGAGGAAAAGGATGATTCGAATGAAGAAGAGAACAAGGACAGCCTTGTAGAtgatgaagaagagaaagaagatctCGGCgaggaggaggaagtggaggaggaggaagaggaagacaaCCTGGCTGCTGGCGGCGAGGAGGAAAGGAGTGACGCCAGCCAGCAGGGGCCCCTGAGGGAGGACAACGCAGCCCCGGGGGACGTGGAGCCTGAAGGGCCTGAAGGAGATGTCCTCGAGCAGTCTTGTTCCGCAAACACGAAGGGGATAGAGGACTCACTGAGGCAGCGCAAAAGTCAGCACACTGAGGAGGGACCGTAGATCTTATGAAGGTGTTTCCAGTGATACAGACCAAAAGAACGCATCATTTTCCCTCTGGTCTACAGTTTAAACCAAATCCTTAATTTTTCCTCAATGAGAAGCTTCTCTCTTAAAAGACAATCTCTAGTCATATTGTCTTAGGGCATTAAGCCTCATGTATATTAATGAAAATCTTTTAGGCAAGACaatcaggaaacagaaaaaccagtGTGGTATTAGGATCTGTTTGGTGGCTTGGGATGGGAACAAGTTCATTTAGTTGGGGCTAGAGAGGCAGCCCCCAGATTAGCATCTTCTGGAGACAAGACTGCAGGCCCCATAAATCAAAAGCAAAGCAGCCTTTACTCCTGAGCCTCCTCAGAGGTGTAGCAGAAGTCTTGCTTCCTGTACTTGtcttaagtatttatttttgtcaaaCTTGCTAAGAAACATCAAGCATCCTAGCGCAGGGAAACATTTTTACAGACTGAATTTGAGGGGACCGTGGTTATGATTTTAGAAAAGAGCTTGGACCTTCGTTAGGTCTTATTCTCACCTTTAATTTTTCCACCGATTTATACCATGAGCCTGCAGGCTCCCCACagtcttcatgatttttctttaccGATGCAGGCCTGTG
This window contains:
- the TMX4 gene encoding thioredoxin-related transmembrane protein 4 encodes the protein MAGGRCGPLPTALLAALLAVCRAAAADPEQAVLPAEPSRVQPMTASNWTLVMEGEWMLKFYAPWCPSCQQTDSEWETFAKNGETLQISVGKVDVIQEPGLSGRFFVTTLPAFFHAKDGIFRRYRGPGIFEDLQNYIVEKKWQSVEPLTGWKSPASLTMSGMAGLFSISGKIWHLHNYFTVTLGIPAWCSYVFFVVATLVFGLFMGLVLVIISECFYVPLPRHLSEHSEQNQRSQEAHRAEQLQDVEEEKDDSNEEENKDSLVDDEEEKEDLGEEEEVEEEEEEDNLAAGGEEERSDASQQGPLREDNAAPGDVEPEGPEGDVLEQSCSANTKGIEDSLRQRKSQHTEEGP